Proteins co-encoded in one Kutzneria chonburiensis genomic window:
- a CDS encoding BTAD domain-containing putative transcriptional regulator, producing the protein MRFGVLGSTLMWSADGDEVPVGGPRVRTLLTLLLVDAGQIVTTERLIDGLYGEDPPANAVNALQAQVSRLRRALAGEIESHPTGYRLSANWVEIDAHVFARLAADGRHALAGGDHARAAKLLREALHLWRGPALSDAPLAEAEATRLEELRMTASEDLFEAELAAGDNPGLIAELRQAVARNPLRERQRALLMRALYAAGRQAEALEVFEEARTLLADELGADPSPELAETHLAVLRSQDRPKKRALPAQLTSFVGRAEERDYVAALLGTSRLVTLLGPGGAGKTRLAVEAAGTLDGEICFVDLAALAEGDQVAHALVAALGLRDAGGFSAAATGDIVDRLTTALADRPVLLLVDNCEHVIADIAQLMHELLAACPRLRVLATSREALGITGETLHPLSGLTPEAARRLFTDRALAVRRDFVADPSLIDRICAGLDGLPLAIELAAARLRTLSPADIAARLDDRFQLLSRGDRTKAHRHQTLHAVVGWSWDLLSPSEQAVARRLTVFTGGASLAAAERVCALPDAIELLADLVDKSFIEVVDGRYRMLETIRAFCAEHLSEADAVRDAHLAYFLELVQTAEPHLRGSEQLGWIALLNTEHANILAALRRAVHTAPHTALLLAGELASYWYLRGLRAEVAPIATELLGKIGTTPPEGLSEEYVLCVLNAVIVHGAETPWLLPHLAAARAIVFAQASPPRLPYLVVLWALTAGPLDVPDDRPAETYFDSSGWLQGLRHFSAGWNGLFTGDIATARDGFEQALVRYRAVGDRWGMSNAVDALAMLAHWRGEFDEALRLTDEAISLTAELEGMEDLADLTCRRAARLLHSGDLAGAQQDYLRAEVLARRTGIPETIANAQRGLGDIARLLGRRSEAQHFYELALAGSRADTVGASGVRSAVLVGLAHLATDPAAVRSLHDQVRSTAAGLHLVAADIAEGLASLAVLEGDGTQAALLLGASVVIRGTELVGDTEVARTIAAARALIGDDFDTAYRRGLALPRPDALSLAGI; encoded by the coding sequence ATGCGGTTCGGTGTGCTCGGCTCGACCCTGATGTGGTCCGCCGACGGGGACGAGGTCCCCGTCGGCGGACCGCGGGTGCGGACGTTGCTGACGCTGCTGCTGGTGGACGCCGGGCAGATCGTCACCACCGAGCGGCTCATCGACGGCCTGTACGGGGAGGACCCGCCGGCCAACGCCGTCAACGCGCTCCAGGCCCAGGTGTCCCGGCTGCGCCGCGCGCTGGCCGGCGAGATCGAATCCCACCCGACCGGCTACCGACTGTCGGCGAACTGGGTGGAGATCGACGCTCACGTGTTCGCCCGGCTGGCCGCCGACGGCCGGCACGCCCTGGCCGGCGGCGATCACGCCCGTGCGGCCAAGCTGCTGCGCGAGGCGCTGCACCTGTGGCGTGGGCCGGCGTTGAGCGACGCGCCGCTGGCCGAGGCCGAGGCGACGCGACTCGAAGAGCTGCGGATGACCGCCAGCGAGGACCTCTTCGAGGCGGAGTTGGCCGCCGGCGACAACCCCGGGCTGATCGCCGAGCTGCGGCAGGCCGTCGCCCGTAACCCGCTGCGGGAACGGCAACGGGCGCTGCTCATGCGGGCCCTCTACGCCGCCGGGCGGCAGGCCGAGGCGCTGGAGGTGTTCGAGGAGGCCCGCACGCTGCTGGCCGACGAGCTCGGCGCCGACCCCTCGCCTGAGCTCGCCGAGACGCACCTGGCCGTGCTGCGCTCGCAGGACCGTCCCAAGAAACGTGCATTGCCGGCGCAGCTGACCAGCTTCGTCGGACGCGCGGAGGAGCGGGACTACGTCGCCGCGCTGCTCGGCACGTCACGGCTGGTGACCTTGCTCGGGCCCGGCGGCGCCGGCAAGACGCGCCTGGCCGTAGAAGCCGCGGGGACGTTGGACGGCGAGATCTGCTTCGTCGACCTGGCCGCGTTGGCCGAGGGCGACCAGGTCGCGCATGCCCTCGTCGCCGCACTGGGACTCCGCGATGCGGGCGGCTTCTCGGCTGCCGCGACCGGCGACATCGTCGACCGGCTCACCACGGCGCTGGCCGACCGGCCGGTGCTGCTGCTCGTGGACAACTGCGAGCACGTGATCGCCGACATCGCGCAGCTCATGCACGAACTGCTCGCCGCGTGTCCACGGCTGCGGGTGCTGGCCACCAGCCGTGAGGCGCTGGGCATCACCGGCGAGACCCTCCATCCGCTCAGCGGGCTCACTCCCGAGGCCGCTCGCAGGCTGTTCACCGACCGGGCTTTGGCCGTGCGACGGGACTTCGTCGCGGACCCGTCGCTGATCGACCGAATCTGCGCCGGGCTGGACGGGCTGCCGCTGGCCATCGAGCTCGCCGCCGCGCGCCTGCGCACCCTGTCGCCGGCCGACATCGCCGCGCGGCTCGACGACCGGTTCCAGCTGCTGTCCCGGGGCGACCGCACCAAGGCGCACCGGCACCAGACCCTGCATGCCGTCGTGGGCTGGAGCTGGGATCTGCTCAGCCCTTCCGAACAGGCCGTCGCCCGGCGGCTGACCGTGTTCACCGGCGGCGCCAGCCTGGCCGCCGCCGAACGCGTGTGCGCGCTGCCCGACGCCATCGAGCTGCTGGCCGACCTCGTCGACAAGTCGTTCATCGAGGTCGTCGACGGGCGCTACCGGATGCTCGAGACCATCCGTGCCTTCTGCGCCGAGCATCTCAGCGAGGCCGACGCCGTTCGTGACGCGCATCTGGCGTACTTCCTGGAGCTCGTGCAGACCGCCGAGCCGCACCTTCGCGGTTCTGAGCAGCTGGGGTGGATCGCGCTGCTCAACACCGAGCACGCCAACATCCTCGCCGCGCTGCGGCGGGCCGTGCACACCGCGCCGCACACCGCGCTGCTGCTGGCCGGCGAACTCGCTTCGTACTGGTATCTGCGGGGGTTGCGGGCCGAGGTCGCGCCCATCGCCACCGAGCTGCTCGGCAAGATCGGCACCACGCCGCCGGAGGGGCTGTCCGAGGAGTACGTGCTCTGCGTGCTCAACGCCGTGATCGTGCACGGGGCCGAGACCCCGTGGCTGCTGCCGCATCTCGCCGCCGCCCGGGCCATCGTCTTCGCCCAGGCCTCGCCGCCTCGGCTGCCGTACCTCGTGGTGTTGTGGGCGTTGACCGCCGGGCCGCTCGACGTGCCCGACGACCGGCCGGCCGAGACCTACTTCGACTCCTCGGGCTGGCTACAGGGGCTGCGGCACTTCTCCGCCGGGTGGAACGGCCTGTTCACCGGCGACATCGCGACGGCCCGTGACGGCTTCGAGCAGGCGCTCGTCCGGTATCGGGCCGTCGGTGACCGATGGGGCATGTCCAACGCCGTCGACGCCTTGGCCATGCTCGCCCACTGGCGTGGCGAGTTCGACGAGGCGCTGCGGCTGACCGACGAGGCCATTTCGCTCACCGCCGAGTTGGAGGGCATGGAGGACCTCGCCGACCTGACCTGCCGCCGCGCTGCGCGGCTGCTGCACTCCGGTGATCTGGCCGGGGCACAGCAGGACTACCTGCGGGCCGAGGTGCTCGCCCGTCGTACCGGCATTCCCGAGACCATCGCCAACGCGCAGCGGGGTCTCGGCGACATCGCCCGTCTGCTGGGCCGTCGGTCCGAGGCCCAGCATTTCTACGAGCTCGCCCTCGCCGGCTCCCGCGCCGACACCGTCGGCGCTTCCGGCGTTCGTTCCGCCGTGCTTGTCGGGCTCGCCCACCTCGCCACCGACCCCGCCGCCGTCCGCTCCCTCCACGACCAGGTCCGCTCCACCGCCGCCGGCCTGCACCTCGTGGCCGCCGACATCGCCGAGGGCCTCGCCTCCCTCGCCGTCCTCGAGGGCGACGGCACGCAGGCCGCCCTCCTCCTCGGCGCTTCCGTCGTCATCCGCGGCACCGAGCTCGTCGGCGACACCGAGGTAGCCCGCACCATCGCCGCCGCCCGCGCCCTCATCGGCGACGACTTCGACACCGCCTACCGCCGAGGTCTGGCGTTGCCCCGCCCCGACGCGCTTTCCTTGGCCGGCATCTGA
- a CDS encoding 3-oxoacyl-ACP reductase family protein, with amino-acid sequence MTVLAGRKALVTGAARGIGAAIVRRLVRDGAAVAFTYSASVDDAEKLVAEVAETGGIAVAIRADSGDPEQVRRSIDETVAQLGGLDILVNNAGILPAAPIESLSMAQFDRVVAVNVRSVFAAVQAALPHLGTGGRIINVGSINADRVPLAGMSIYAMSKAAVAGMTRALARELGPHSITVNNLQVGPTATDMTPEDGEIADALRELMALGRFGRPEEIAGAVSYLAGPDAAFVTGANWNVDGGFTV; translated from the coding sequence ATGACGGTACTTGCGGGTCGGAAGGCGCTGGTGACGGGGGCGGCCCGGGGAATCGGGGCGGCGATCGTGCGGCGGCTGGTGCGGGACGGGGCGGCGGTGGCCTTCACGTACAGTGCCTCGGTCGACGACGCCGAGAAGCTGGTGGCGGAGGTTGCCGAAACCGGGGGCATCGCGGTGGCGATCAGGGCCGACAGCGGCGACCCGGAGCAGGTGCGGAGGTCGATCGACGAGACGGTGGCCCAATTGGGCGGCCTGGATATTCTGGTGAACAATGCGGGCATCCTGCCGGCGGCGCCGATTGAATCGCTGAGTATGGCGCAGTTCGACCGGGTGGTGGCGGTCAATGTTCGGAGTGTGTTCGCGGCGGTCCAAGCGGCGCTTCCGCATTTGGGCACGGGCGGTCGCATCATCAATGTCGGCAGCATCAACGCGGACAGGGTGCCGCTGGCGGGGATGTCGATCTACGCGATGTCGAAGGCGGCGGTGGCGGGGATGACGCGGGCACTGGCCCGGGAGCTGGGGCCGCACAGCATCACGGTGAACAACCTCCAGGTGGGACCGACCGCGACGGACATGACGCCGGAAGACGGCGAGATCGCGGACGCGCTGCGTGAGCTGATGGCGCTGGGGCGGTTCGGCCGGCCGGAGGAGATCGCGGGCGCGGTCAGCTATCTGGCTGGACCGGACGCGGCGTTCGTCACCGGCGCCAACTGGAACGTCGACGGCGGCTTCACGGTCTGA